The genomic window AGGAGCACCCTCAGCACACCCGCCTGCTTGTCCGGCAAGACATCGGCCGGAGCCCGCAGAATCTCGCGTACCAGGGCCCGCCCTTCCTCCTCCGTGCGCGCATACGCTTCGTCGTCGGAACGCGCCGGCGGCCGCTAGTAGACGTTGACAAGCTCGACGCGGGCCGACTTCTTCTTGCCGTCGCGGAAGGTGCGCAAAATGATGCTGTCGCCCACCTTGTAGTTCTCGAGGGCGCCGTAGAGGTCGTCGTAGTTGCGCACGGGCTTGCCGTCGATGCCCACGATGACGTCGCCGGCGCGCACGCCGGCCCGCGCCGCCGGGGAATCCTGCCGCACGTGGCGGACGACCACGCCGTCTATGTCCCCGAAGAACTGGTATTTCTCCCGGTCCGTGAAGACGATGACGCCGATTCCGGGCTGGACCACCCGCCCGTTCTTTATGAGCTCGGGCACGATCTTGCGGATAAGGCTCACGGGCACCGCGAAGCCGATGCCGGAGCTCGAGCCGCTGCGGCTGAATATCATGGTGTTCATGCCGATGAGCTCGCCGCCGGAGTCCAGGAGGGGCCCGCCCGAATTGCCGGGGTTGATGGCCGCGTCGGTCTGGATCATGTCGTGGATGGTCACACCCCCGATACCGACGACCTCCCGCCCCAAGGCGCTCACGATGCCCTTGGTCACGGTGTTGTCGAGCCCGAAGGGATTGCCGATGGCGATGGCCTGCTGGCCCACTTGGAGAGTCTCGGATTGCCCGAGCTTGACGGGCTTCAAGGCGGGCACGGGCTTCTTGAGCGCGACGAGCTTCAAGACCGCGATGTCCTTGCGCGGCTCGACCCCCACCGGCTTGGCCGCAAATTGAGTCTGGTCCTTCAGGGTCACCAGGAATTCGTCGCCGTTCTGGACCACGTGAAAATTGGTCACGATGTGCCCCTCGCGGTCCCAGATGAAGCCCGAGCCGCTTCCCTGCGGGATGGCGAACTCGTCCATGAAGATGTTCTGGCCGATGGCGATGTTGGTGACGAAGACCACGGAGGGCGAGGCTTCCTTGACCACGTTGATGGTATTGAGCTCATCGGGCAAAAGCGCGGCTACTGGAGCGAGGAAAGCCCGGGACAGAGCGAAAGCCAGCGCCAATCCTGCAGTCATAGGCTAATTTTATATAAAATTTCCCTCCAGCGTTACATGACTGCTCCACGATGTCTTGCCTGCGGCTCCTCGAATTCCTCCAAGGAATTCGACTCCATGGAGCCGGGCTTCTCGATCAGAAGCTGCTCGAACTGCGACCTTGGCTTCACCTGGCCGCCGGTTCCCG from Elusimicrobiota bacterium includes these protein-coding regions:
- a CDS encoding trypsin-like peptidase domain-containing protein, which translates into the protein MTAGLALAFALSRAFLAPVAALLPDELNTINVVKEASPSVVFVTNIAIGQNIFMDEFAIPQGSGSGFIWDREGHIVTNFHVVQNGDEFLVTLKDQTQFAAKPVGVEPRKDIAVLKLVALKKPVPALKPVKLGQSETLQVGQQAIAIGNPFGLDNTVTKGIVSALGREVVGIGGVTIHDMIQTDAAINPGNSGGPLLDSGGELIGMNTMIFSRSGSSSGIGFAVPVSLIRKIVPELIKNGRVVQPGIGVIVFTDREKYQFFGDIDGVVVRHVRQDSPAARAGVRAGDVIVGIDGKPVRNYDDLYGALENYKVGDSIILRTFRDGKKKSARVELVNVY